Genomic segment of Iocasia fonsfrigidae:
TCATGCACAACAAAATTAGTCTTAAGGCTGAATTATAAAATATTAAGGAGTCTTGGAAAGTTAGATTGTAACTCTCCAAGGCTTCTTAATTAAAAAAGGAGAGTAAAATGGGAAAGAAGCTAGAATTAATAGTAGAAAAAACTGTTGGGATATTACTTGCGGTTTTAGTGTTATTGCTATTTGCTCAGGTTATAACCAGGTTTGTTTTTGTGGGGAGTATGTTATGGGCGAGTGAAATGGCAGTGTGGATTTTTGTTTGGATAACTTTTCTTGGAGCATCATTATTACTTAAAAAAAAGGAGCATATGACTGTAAATGTACTGGAAATCCTTCTGCCTGAGTATTTATATAATAAAATTAAAGTGTTTTTAGATATTATTATACAAATCATTATATATGTATTCTTAGCTATTGTTTTTTATAATGCACTTCCAGTAGTTAGTTCTGTAAGCAATCAATATGCAACCTCTGTTGAAATATCAAAAGTGTTCTTATATTCTTCTTTACCACTTTCGATAATTATGATGTTCATATTTTTGATTGTATCGCTAATTGAAAGAATAAGGGGGAAATAATATGCTGATTTTAGTATTAGTTATAATGGCAGTTGGATTTATAATAGGTCTTCCGGTAGCATTTACTCTGGGATCAGCTGCTTTGGCATATTTTTTAGCTGATCCATTTTTACCCAATGTAATGGTGCCGATGCGTTTAGTTGTAGGTGCACAGTCTCATGGCTTAATGGCTATACCTTTGTATATGTTAGCAGGGAATTTGATGAATAGTACGGGGCTTACTGATAGGATTTTTAGATTTACTAAGGCTTTAGTGGGGCATTTTGCCGGAGGTACAGCTTATGTAAATATAATTGCAAGTTTTATTTTTTCTGGTATGTCTGGTTCAGAGCTGGCAGATGCGAGTGGATTAGGTTCTGTCTTGATTCCTTCGATGGTTGATGAAGGTTATGACTGTGAATTTTCAACTGCGGTAACTGCTGCCTCTTCCACAATTGGTCCTATTTTTCCACCTAGTATACCATTAGTATTAATTGGTGGAGTAACAGGTATATCAGTTGGGCGTTTATTTATGGGTGGTGTTGTGCCAGGTATTTTACTTGCAATTTATATGATGGTACTTGTTTATTTTATATCTAAAAAACGAAACTATCCTAAAAATACCGGGTTTTCAGGTAAAGAATTATTCAAATCTTTTATTCATGCTTTTCCAGCATTAACAACACCTGTTGTTATTATAGGCGGTATACTTGGTGGATTTTTTACACCGACTGAAGCAGGCGTTGTGGCCGTAGTTTATGCACTTTTTATTGCTGGTGTTGTTTACCGTGATATAAAAAGTTTTTCAATTATTTTTGAACAGCTTGTTAAGACAGCAATCTACTCAGCTAAGATTATGTTTATTGTTGGTTCGGCTTATGCTTTAGCCTGGGTATTGGCTAGAGTGCAGGTTGGTAGCATTTTAACTAATTATTTAACAGATGTTTCAACAAATCCACTTATTGTTTTAAGCATAATATGTCTTGCTTTTTTATTGTTTGGCTGTTTTTTGAATCCATCAGCGATAATAATTATTTTTGTTCCCCTTCTTATGCCTGTAATTAATGCTGTTGGTATTGATCCAGTTCATTTTGGCGTTGTAGCAACATTAGTTTTAATGATAGGATTAGCTACTCCTCCATTTGGTTTGGCTATGTTTATTGTTTGTGATATTGGTAATTTATCTATTGGTAAATTTACTAAAGGAATGATACCTTTTTATATAGCATTAATAGTAGCAGTTATTACAATGATTTTAATACCACAGGTAGTAACATATGTTCCTAATGTGTTTTTTGGTTGAAGTAGTATTGACAATATGAGTATAGATAAAGTAATTTGTTTTTGATAAGGAGGGGTTATAATGGGAAAAACACCTGAAATTGTAAAAATGGAAGTTTTCCCTGTGGCAGGCAGGGATAGTATGTTATTAAATTTAAGTGGCGCTCATGCCCCTTATTTTACTCGAAATATTGTTATTTTGACAGATAGTAGTGGTAACAGAGGAGTTGGCGAGGTTCCTGGTGGGGAAAAGATTTGTCAAACACTAAAGGATTCAGCAGACTATCTAATAGGCCAATTTATTGGCAGTTATAAAAACATATTAAATGAAGTTCGAAAAGCATTTAATGACAGGGATGTCAGGGGTCGTGGTTTACAAACCTTTGATTTAAGAACTACTGTTCATGTTATCACAGCATTAGAAGCAGCTTTTTTAGATTTACTGGGTAAACATCTTAATGTTCCAGTTGTTGCATTGTTGGGGGAAGGCCAACAGAGAGAGACAGTTAAAATTTTAGGTTATTTGTTTTATGTTGGTACTCCTGATAAAACAGATCTTCCTTATTATCGTGAAGCAAATGCAGAAAATGAATGGTATAAACTCCGTCATGAAGAAGCCATGACTCCAGAAGCTATAGTTAGACTGGCAGAAACCTCTAAAGAATTGTATGGATTTAAAGACTTTAAACTTAAAGGTGGCGTTCTGGATGGGAAAGAAGAAATAAAAGCTATTAAGGCTTTAAAGAAGAGATTTCCCGAGGCTAGAATTACGTTGGACCCTAATGGCTGCTGGTCTTTAAATGAGGCTATTGAATTATGTAAAGATATGCATGGCATTTTAACATATTGTGAAGATCCCTGTGGAGCTGAAAAAGGTTTTTCGGGTAGAGAAATCTTGGCTGAATTTAGAAAAGCCACCGGGCTTTCTACGGCCACAAATATGATTGCAACTGATTGGAGACAGATGCAGCATTCAATAGCTTTAAATTCAGTAGATATTCCATTAGCTGATCCCCATTTCTGGACCCTGTCTGGTTCGGTTCGAGTTGGTCAGATGTGTAATGATTTTGGCTTGACCTGGGGTTCACACTCTAATAATCACTTTGATATTTCTTTAGCTATGTTCAGTCATGTTGCAGCAGCTGTTCCTGGTGAGATTACAGCAATTGATACCCACTGGATCTGGCAGGAAGGAACAGAGAGATTAACAAAAGAACCCTTAATGATAGAAAATGGATATATACAAATTCCCCGGAAGCCAGGATTAGGGGTTGAGATAGATATGGAACAGGTACAAAAAGCCCATGAGTTATATTTGCAAGAAAATTTAGGTGCCCGCGATGATGCCAGGGCAATGCAGTATTTAATACCGGGTTGGGAATTTGATAATAAAAGGCCTTGCCTACTTAGATAAGT
This window contains:
- a CDS encoding TRAP transporter small permease: MGKKLELIVEKTVGILLAVLVLLLFAQVITRFVFVGSMLWASEMAVWIFVWITFLGASLLLKKKEHMTVNVLEILLPEYLYNKIKVFLDIIIQIIIYVFLAIVFYNALPVVSSVSNQYATSVEISKVFLYSSLPLSIIMMFIFLIVSLIERIRGK
- a CDS encoding TRAP transporter large permease is translated as MLILVLVIMAVGFIIGLPVAFTLGSAALAYFLADPFLPNVMVPMRLVVGAQSHGLMAIPLYMLAGNLMNSTGLTDRIFRFTKALVGHFAGGTAYVNIIASFIFSGMSGSELADASGLGSVLIPSMVDEGYDCEFSTAVTAASSTIGPIFPPSIPLVLIGGVTGISVGRLFMGGVVPGILLAIYMMVLVYFISKKRNYPKNTGFSGKELFKSFIHAFPALTTPVVIIGGILGGFFTPTEAGVVAVVYALFIAGVVYRDIKSFSIIFEQLVKTAIYSAKIMFIVGSAYALAWVLARVQVGSILTNYLTDVSTNPLIVLSIICLAFLLFGCFLNPSAIIIIFVPLLMPVINAVGIDPVHFGVVATLVLMIGLATPPFGLAMFIVCDIGNLSIGKFTKGMIPFYIALIVAVITMILIPQVVTYVPNVFFG
- a CDS encoding enolase C-terminal domain-like protein; this translates as MGKTPEIVKMEVFPVAGRDSMLLNLSGAHAPYFTRNIVILTDSSGNRGVGEVPGGEKICQTLKDSADYLIGQFIGSYKNILNEVRKAFNDRDVRGRGLQTFDLRTTVHVITALEAAFLDLLGKHLNVPVVALLGEGQQRETVKILGYLFYVGTPDKTDLPYYREANAENEWYKLRHEEAMTPEAIVRLAETSKELYGFKDFKLKGGVLDGKEEIKAIKALKKRFPEARITLDPNGCWSLNEAIELCKDMHGILTYCEDPCGAEKGFSGREILAEFRKATGLSTATNMIATDWRQMQHSIALNSVDIPLADPHFWTLSGSVRVGQMCNDFGLTWGSHSNNHFDISLAMFSHVAAAVPGEITAIDTHWIWQEGTERLTKEPLMIENGYIQIPRKPGLGVEIDMEQVQKAHELYLQENLGARDDARAMQYLIPGWEFDNKRPCLLR